Proteins encoded together in one Balaenoptera musculus isolate JJ_BM4_2016_0621 chromosome 6, mBalMus1.pri.v3, whole genome shotgun sequence window:
- the SURF6 gene encoding surfeit locus protein 6 codes for MCLELLVPARDAAPRLSSPRVGPRSEPRPTPEPPAMASLLAKDAYLQNLAKKICSQPSPEPQKRKSAGKTQVSEAAGPPKKKRKRAQKKSREREEKTAEPKAQAPAEKSQARTPVAAKEKEGASSSTGAPADGLANEPGSLFALDVLRQRLHEKIREARGQGSAGELSPAASEKRRRRKQERDRKKRKRRELRAKEKAAKAPEGAEAAEPPPEAPREEAQARPGLLFNKVEVSEEEPGSKAQRRKEKRQKLKGNLTPLTGRNYRQLLERLQARQARLEELRDQDAGQARELEAKMQWTNVLYKAEGVKIRDDERLLQEALKRKEKRRAQRQRAWEKRTAHVVGKMQRRQDRRRQNLREKKAARAERRLEKARKKGRILPQDLERAGLA; via the exons ATGTGTCTGGAGCTGTTGGTCCCGGCGCGGGACGCTGCACCCCGGCTCTCCTCCCCACGAGTAGGACCCCGGAGCGAGCCCCGCCCGACCCCCGAACCTCCAGCCATGGCTTCTCTGCTCGCGAAGGACGCCTACCTGCAGAATCTGGCCAAGAAGAtctgctcccagcccagccccgagCCACAGAAGCGCAAGTCGG CTGGCAAAACTCAAGTCTCAGAAGCTGCTGGGCCccccaaaaagaagagaaagagagcacaGAAGAAATCCCGGGAGCGGGAGGAGAAGACTGCAGAACCCAAGGCCCAGGCCCCTGCGGAGAAGTCTCAAGCCAGGACGCCAGTGGCAGccaaggagaaggagggggcCTCCAGCTCCACCGGGGCCCCTGCAG ATGGCCTGGCCAACGAGCCTGGCTCTTTATTTGCTTTGGATGTTCTGCGGCAGCGCCTGCATGAGAAGATCCGGGAGGCGCGGGGCCAG GGCAGCGCCGGGGAGTTGTCTCCCGCCGCTTCGGAGAAACGACGCCGGAGGAAGCAGGAGCGCGACCGGAAGAAGAGGAAGCGGAGGGAGCTGAGAGCAAAGGAGAAGGCGGCCAAGGCCCCCGAGGGGGCGGAGGCCGCTGAGCCGCCTCCCGAGGCGCCCCGCGAGGAGGCGCAGGCCCGGCCGGGGCTGCTCTTCAATAAG GTGGAGGTGAGCGAGGAGGAGCCGGGCAGCAAGGCGCAGCgcaggaaggagaagaggcagAAGCTGAAGGGGAACCTGACGCCGCTGACGGGCAGGAACTACCGACAGCTGCTGGAGCGCCTGCAGGCGCGGCAGGCCCGGCTGGAGGAGCTGCGGGACCAGGACGCGGGCCAGGCCCGGGAGCTCGAGGCCAAGATGCAGTGGACCAACGTGCTGTACAAGGCTGAGGGCGTGAAGATCCGCGACGACGAGCGCCTGCTGCAGGAGGCCCTGAAGCGCAAGGAGAAGCGGCGGGCGCAGCGGCAGCGCGCGTGGGAGAAGCGCACGGCGCACGTGGTGGGGAAGATGCAGCGGCGGCAGGACAGGCGGCGGCAGAACCTGCGCGAGAAGAAGGCGGCCAGGGCCGAGCGGCGCCTGGAGAAGGCCCGCAAGAAGGGCCGCATCCTGCCCCAGGACCTGGAGCGGGCCGGCCTGGCCTGA